The region TTCGATTTATCACTGATTTAATTCAATAAAGCAGAATAACTCACGCACGTGCATCCATTTAGATGCGATTGTAGAAATAATGATTATTGCCATTCTTTTACTAATATCGTTATCGATAATTGAGATATGTGAGAATGGATAAGGACGAAGGACTTTAATTTCCTTCGAAAATTGGCTTGAAACTAATTTTGAGATATACGCGAGACGTTGTTGAAAAACGCGGTATTACAAAATGTCAATAAAACaatataatgaaattaattagcAACACTGTATTAcatgcatattatattatacatacatacatacatctgTGTATACTGTCGCTGAATATAATCAGTAATCCTGTAAAGATTTAGTAATGAAGAATAATGAGAGGAAAATGGTTTGAAGTTGATTCATTATATATACGTCGTCGATATAtgttgatagaaaaatatgATATTGTGAGTGACTATAGCTGTGGGGCACGgtattaattttgaatataataacaatatattttaaagttttcttattattattaatactgTAGAATGTAAAGTTTTGATGGACAGCGACATATAATACTTATTATGTGCATATGTCATTGTAGTAAAGCCTGTAATTaatgatattatatataatagtgttatacgtatacatatttcaGAGTGTTGTTCATTTTCTCAAGTTTTTGCATAATATTAcacattgatataatatatacaaatcTAGTTTTCAATCATTTGAATACAATCAATTATTGTTGTAACTATGGCattatctttattattataagaTATTATGTAATCCAATTACCACTGAGCAGGCCTATATTATGAATTCGAACACCCAAATAATGCTTGAAAACACCCTGATACCACTATATAAATCATCACTACAaagtatagtaataataattatacttgaaaatacgaaaaatacGGTCGCGTATGTAATATGATATTAATTTGTTAAGAGAGAATATTATAGCAATATTCAAAACGTTGATTACATGGAATTACGCTGTAATTATACATACTTCTATGAAATTAGGGACTATAAATTATGCTATTTTAATGTTTTAATTAATTCTATGAAAACTTacgattataattaattaaaacgcTACGATCGTGTAACTCGATTCATTCTGATTatacaaattgaaaagaaataataatcatgaactattaaattttcaatttaaaattacaacGCTCTATACGGCTAATTGATTTTCGCTTTCATATATTACCTTGCATATTTATATCTAGTAAGCGTTATATTGATAAATACAGTTAACCAATAGCtatgattgtaaaaaaaaaaaaaaaaagaaagaaaaggaaatgaaTGTAACTTACTCAGACTAATGTTAAGTAACATGAAATGTATACTATAAGCGCTAATAGAATTCCATTATATTGTAAATCAGAcgtaaacaataataaaattgtaaaaaggAAATTATCGACCGATTGCAGGAGATTCAATTTTTCCTTTGTAAGATTTTTCAACTCTCATCCCCTTTCATAAATTAATGTGTGTTCACGATACtcatatatttcaatttattttgttttattattccggttcatatttttatttctcagtGTATCATATcaagtaattaaaataaaataatcatgcGGAATGACTCCATACGTTTATTATAAATACCGTTATCGGCGAGAGTAAGGTGAATGAAAAGGTATAAGTATATAGTAGAAAAAATACTTGAGAACCGAATAAATGTAAACACGACGCGTTACTTAACACCGCGTTCGGCTAGCCAGAAGAGTAAGCCCCTGATTCTGACTTATTTTGCAGTCGTGACAGTAACTATTCAGTAATTCAGTCTTCCTATATGgcttacaaatatcgttatatCTCTAATTCTATTGATCTAGTTGACAGTTGTAACGAAATACGTGTAACCTAAACTCTGGCTAGACCTTGTAGTTATTCGCAGGTAGAAAAGAATCAAAATCGGTTCAGTAGTTCTCGAGTTATAAGCGATCGTACGAATAAAGAAGCAGAGAGACGTTGAGTTGTATATCCCGCGTCTTTTTGTGGATGCGCACCACACGGAATCTGATCAACTCCGAGGACTCCGAGTTTCGCCTGGGCGACACCAGCCGCGCGACACTGAACTATAATACAACTCGACGTCTCAAATGCGCACTGACTGCTGTGGTAAGTCATGGTACGACAAAGGTACGAAAGCCTAACGGTCGCCACTAAGGTCATGTAGTACTCCTAcatattattacaatattctacccttaccgaccgagcaaactcagcCTTTTTAttcctatattaaataaacaaactaaTGGAAtgggttcaaatttcgacagTGCAGGGCTCTTTTGTAGCGAAATTCAAGACAGTTACTTATGTCCCGAAAGtcgtaaaaaaatatgcagtTTTTTTACAGGTGTTACCGTTGACGGAGGCGACGCAGGATACGCCGCGCTTGAGGCTTTTCTTTGATTTCGGGTCTCTCTGTGCGTGGTTCAACTGGCCAAATTCTGCACTCGTGTTTCTTCTCTAGCTTCGCATAGTTTCGGTTGACGGTGGCGCCGCAGCTATTTACGGCCGCGTGCTTCTGTGGTGCTTCTTTCACTCTCCGTAGAGACGTAAACATGGCTCCGGTAAGTTTTTGATCCATTGCGAAATTACGTATTATGTATGATAAGTTGAgtgttaattgaaaataaatataaaatataagggAGAAACACTGATGTTGATGTATCTTCATTTGTGGTGTAAAGAATCTCCGACGATTCCTGAAATAAAATCGGATCCCATCACGGAACTGATCCGGTGTCGATCCGTCATCACACGCATCTGGTCGCCTGCACCATGCTTTCAGTTTTCTTGTAGGATATTCTCGGGCTTTAACGGCACACCACTTCCCTCATTAATCTCAAGTAATCAAAAATTGTGTTTTACAGGTTGTACCGAAGAAGGCCCCAGGGCAAGCTGCGAAAAAGCAGAACCTGCGTGGCAAGGgccaaaagaagaagaaggtgtCTCTAAAGTTTACAATCGACTGCACTCACCCTGTCGAAGACAACATCATGGATGTTGCCAACTTCGTAAGTTGTATTACTTTTACCCCTTATGTACTGTTCACTTGTTTAATGCTCTGTGAATTACCTTAGTACTGCTCGATCCTAACCTCTGAAACCTCGGATCTTAACTCCTTCTCAAGCTATGAACAATAACTGTAACATTTGTTCCGTTATCTTTCTTGTATATACCCGTCAACGTAGTTGTATTGCTTTATGCCTGACCATAGAAACTGTAATTCATACACTTTTACTCAAATTAGATTAGCCACAACGACTGGAAGAAATCTGGGCATCGTGCAATTCAGTATACATTGCAAACACTGCGCTCTTGGTCACAgatgctttgaaattttacgtaTGTAGTGTCTCGTGAGCAAACCTGGTAtcattatttctataattgCAGGAGAAGTATCTTCACGAGCGAATCAAGGTTAATGGCAAAACTGGAAACTTTGGAAACAATGTAAATTTGGAGCGCAACAAGATGAAACTCTCTGTTAACAGTGATGTTCCATTCTCCAAAAGGTGTGTTACCGCCATGTATTTCATGGTTTGAATGTGCCTCATCTATTGCTACAGAAAAGTGTATTTGCACAATGGATGTGGCACTTATGACATATGAATAATTCTCCTCTATTTGATCGTTAGATACTACTACAAACGATTATTTACCGCTCCTTAGACTGAACTCAGTTCAGATACCGATATTTGCACTAATTtggaaacgtttttttttcaggtacTTGAAATACTTGACTAAGAAGTACCTTAAGAAGAATAAACTGCGTGACTGGCTTCGCGTCGTCTCAAAAGACAAGGATACCTATGAACTGAGGTACTTCCAGATAAACAGCCAAGAAGATGACGACGAGGATGATGCCGAATAAACGAAATTGTTTACATCTATTTGCGCTTATTGACGGTCTTTACCAACATCTGTACataaatattgttcaaataataaatgccGTTAATATGCAAGTCGACCTATAGCTTGTTCTGATATCCAAGAGACTCGTCTATCCTCCAACTGAATATCTGACCCGTTACATTGGCTAGCCAGTGATACCGGTgtgttgaattgaaattagCGAAACGTGGCTAAAATCATTTTCCATATTCATCGAATCTAGTTAAGCAGCGAATGGCGTTTCGACGTCTAAGTACAGAACGAGAATGTTGCAACGTCATTCGTCATCGCGTAACGGCGCAGTAATACATCCTTCGTTCCTTCATAACCTGAACGCTTTATAAACAGAGACCCATAAAGAATagtgaaatttattctaaatatagttgatatttcattttcagtaATGGTCTATTTACACTCACGTAAGATGAATAGGATTCTTATCGATTTCACGACTTGGGTGATGGAGGGGGAGGACTATTTTACTCCACGCAGTAAAGTCGCAGTCCAGTCCGAGCGGCGTTCAGCGTTCAGTTGACGCACGGCAATTGTTGTGACAGTTAGTGGTCCAGTCGTAAAAGCAGTTTTAGTCGTCTCCATTCGAAATCTATCGGGAAAagtatttttgtttgtatcaataaaattgaaaaatgaagtttCAATACAAGGAGGAGCATCCATTCGAGAAAAGGAAGGCGGAGGGCGAGAAAATCAGGCGAAAATATCCTGACCGTGTTCCCGTAAGTTTCATGAAAGTAAATTTCTGTCTCAAGTGAAGAACCTGGTATCTACCTACATTGAGTTTCAACGTGTCTATACGTTACTTTCAATATAGTCAGCTGCAAACCAAGGAAAGACATTTGTCACCGTTACGTAAAAAGAAGTTGCGAACCCAACTACGGCAACGTAACTTGCGGGCCATAATGACGCGgatttattttccaacgaTCGCGTCTACTCCTCACACTGACTACCGTCTGCTGGTTATTATATCTATTCTTTGTTGGGACGTCGCGTTTTGCTTGCCATTTATGCAATCCGGCTGATGCCAGATACACACGATGTCCAAGGTCGATGCCTTGGGTATACATTCGCTGAGATGCTATTCTGCGTCGTATTTTTGGAACAGTTAGCATTTTTCAGCGCCatttctctttgtttttttcttactctctCTAGTCTCTTCTAGTTTTTGAACAATATCTCTTAACCACCGCCGAATTCTTTGTGTAATACCAACTTTTCATTCTGAATATCTACTATCGATTACAGTGTTGAAATTACGCGCAATGTTGTATGCGGCACAATGCCTGCAGATTTCAGTTTCGTCGTTTTGTATTCATTGCCTCGCTTGCGACCTACGTAATTATTCTGATGCTTTTTTAGAGCAAAAAGAAAGTagtagaaaatgaagaaaattcgTGGAAAAGAGAGATAAAAATCAATTGCGTCATTTTCCAGAGCTCTGATAATATTGTTCCTCTTGCAGTTAACTAGAGAATATTATTCAATGCGTGGATAAACAATGCGATTTTTAACCACAATATTAATTCGTATGATCTCTGATAAGATAAAACGGGGCTTAGTACGAACATAACAACTGTGTATATTAAACTAGTTTCCTAATGGTGCAACTTAACATTCTAATATCCTGCTAGTAGTGCTTTCACggaatatgtataattacgtTAGGTTTATGGAACCGTGCAATTTAGTGTATTTGCAGGCTGGTATAATAGTGTAATCCTTTGTGCCAAAAATCACTAACCGTGTGCAAATATGTCACATTTACCAGCTTggatttacttttttctacatttatttttgtctAAGTTTCCTGTATACATACCAAATATACTATTGCGCAAGCTTCGAACCCCGATGAATGTTTAAAACAACAAGCTGGTCATGCACTATTCACGTTAATTTTGTCTTGAAGTTATCTGCAATTGAACTATTCTTTCTGCCTATTACTTATTTATTCTTTGCGAGATTTTTCCTGACAAAGAGAGCCGTGaatgttttttgttgtttttgaaCGAAATCGTAGATCAGACATTACTGTATAGCACTACGCGAATGCTAATTTTCTATACAGACATCTTCTGTTCGTTGGAACTAGGTTATCGTTGAGAAAGCTCCCAAGGCGAGAATCGGTGACCTTGATAAAAAGAAGTACCTTGTACCTTCCGACTTGACAGTCGGACAGTTTTACTTCCTGATTCGCAAGCGTATTCACCTGCGTCCCGAGGATGccctcttcttctttgtcAACAACGTCATTCCACCTACCAGTGCAACAATGGGGGCTCTCTACCAGGTAAATTGGCCGGCAAAACTCTAgatttcaactttcaaatAAAGGCCTaaatcttttttattcaaacttgCACTGTTATGCAATTTACTTACCATGTTGAGATGCATATATTATACTACATCGTACCATTTAAATTTTTAGGAGCACCATGAAGAGGATTTCTTTCTCTACATAGCGTACAGCGATGAGAATGTCTATGGAAATTAGAGGGAATTAATAGTAAACCCACCTACTGCTACAAGTTTATGGATGcaatttgatttaaattaaACAATTGAAACTTACCATCTTTGACTTAGTCTACATTTGTAGAGGCTTTAAAGAGGAggtttagaaaaaaagaaaccatatgcaatgaaaaaaaaaaaaattagcaaaaagTATGATGATGAGAATCCTATTGTATTTCTGTATCAACTGATTAAAAGTGACCAGAGAATCTAAATACTTTGTAATTGAtttgtgtaaattttattatattttagtaattttttctgtctttaagtttcattttgtaaaatttttttgtcacttgTGTATGAAGTCATGTTAACCGTTAGCTGGGACACCAGGATACGAGATGACCCCACCCAATTTAGTTCCGATTTTAGCCTTGGCATCTTCTACTCTTAGTTTGAGGCAAAAGTGCATCATGACTTTTACTAAACTAtatcgtttcaattttcaaaataaacacCTTTTTATCAGCAACGACTATCAAACGATTTATTTAGTTCAAACAGTATACCTTAAGTGTATTgggtaaaatttaaaaatttttttggaattacacatttttttctcaaaatgaCCCGTACTATCGTTTGAAAGATAGATTGAAAACTCTCTGGTCATTTCTGCTAATTAAAATAACCAGTTGTTTACTCATGATATGCATTGTAGTGGTTGGGGTCTTTAACGCCCCCAGTGTGCTAACTGTGTTATTCTGGTAATGTGTGCCAGCTATGGattaaaaatcatcgaaacgaagttatgcaaatttttgttcaaatagtAAATAGTTGAAGCTCctgaatgaattgaaaatctgGAAAATAACGTACAGCCAAATTAAGTACTGATGAAATGCAACTAATGTCTTCAAATTGTACCATCAAATTATCATTTAAAATATCGGTGTTTAGCGcaaagattatttttattgttatatcaCATAATGATCATTGTTGGacgagatagaaaaaaaaattacgattcaACCTTTATGTGatacaattattttgtttgtagGCTTGGACTATCGTGTATAGTTTAACTTACCTTAAGTGATATTTAAgtaattaaagaaaaataaataacaaaaatgaagaaaagttAAGTTTAAATgtaaaagagaagagaaaattttttgtaagggCTGGTCGTGggccaataaaaaaaatatgtaaaactGCACAAGCCTCTTGTCGTTGTTTCCCCATTCGATGATCGACACCTTTGAtctggggaaaaaaattgaaccacAGAGTCTATTTCATCATGGACAGGTTCTTAAACTCTAGGATGAAAAgttattcatatattttactTGGTTGTCGTTAGATTTTTATTGACCCAAAATGTTAACAGTAACTACAAACGATGTATAGACGGATTGCGAGTAGCTTTAATTAATTCTTGAAGAGATCTGAGGTTCTTAATCAATTTAAGTATTACAATACACTATTAGacatattatcattatacgaAGTAGTACATTATCCCcgtctatttatttattattacaaattacatACTACAAGAAGTACATGATCAGaatgtgtttgttttttcactgCCTGTAACGTACaaatgaataatagaaaagaAGGGATTAATTACAGTATAATCAGATCATCATTTTCCGTCAGTTGATTCAGATATGAATGTAAGTTATTCactttaatcatttttatttttttttttgaaattattcgttACTAAAATACAAAATCTTCCTGTATATACAGATATAGTCTTTTACAGTCTTACATGCATATACCATAGACACTATatcacatacatacatgtgctataataaattttatcgacAAATATTCGACATTATATAACTGGTATTTGGTATAAGACATTCGAATCGATTATATTGAAATAGTGACAAACAATCTGAGGTGCTTTCATCAAATATACGTGCAACAGTATAACGTTGCATTTGattcatataaaaaattggtCGCAGCATGTTTTATATGttcaaatatgtatttttatttttaaattcctcATGCAAAATCAGCATTGTTGGGTACCGGCTGCGACATATCTTCGTACTCCTGCCTTCCAAAAcctaatgaaacaaaaatcaaatgCATACCAAATAATTGTCGATTGATAATTGGTACTCGGTGGAAATTTTGTAGgtatttgtatacatacagTAAATTTCTCTGTATAAATCCTTAAGCTGTAATAGAAACGACAGGAGTGGGCCGCTTACCCATGGCTGGATTACTTGCAAACATAGTTGAGAGAGTGCCTCCTCTGGCTTGACCAATCTGAAGTAGGGAATAGCTAGACAGGACTCGTATAATCAAATTGATGATCATCATGGCTGCACAAAATTTGACCCATGCACCTATAAGGTGTTGCGATCATATTGAAACATCTTCTGCTCGGGCAGGGTTTATAGgggaaattacttttttttttacatcattacTCTGCACGAATTAGTTTGTTAGTATCGAGCTTAATATTCATTTAGATCTTTTTGTTTCtgttcttttcaatattttcggCAACTTACTAGAGTCGGGGAAGTGCATCGAGAGAGTAATTATGTCGAAGAATATCGACAATACATTAATGAACAGTGCCTGGAACAAAAAGTCATTTCAGAAGTGTCTTTACATTAGTTTCTGACGGTATGAAATACTATTCATTTATGAGATACAATGTTTCTCAGACATATATTTTAAGATGACTGtattggaatttttcaatttctttatcgCACACAGAGATTCATACTTACAAACTGTATAGGTTCGTCTGACTCTAAATTATGTATTGCCCACAGAAGGCAGAGGAAGAATAGTAGATTGTAAAACATCATCGATACGGGTAACAGATATCCTTGCAGTCCCCTACACATTTGATTAATTATATAAACTGAATTTTACATTTAACTTGTCTAAGAAATAGTTTCAAGCCAGGAAGTCCTCCAAAACATTAGGTGAATTCTTTAGTGAGCAATTTCTCAGCTCACGTGAATTTGGATG is a window of Neodiprion pinetum isolate iyNeoPine1 chromosome 4, iyNeoPine1.2, whole genome shotgun sequence DNA encoding:
- the LOC124215997 gene encoding large ribosomal subunit protein eL22; this translates as MAPVVPKKAPGQAAKKQNLRGKGQKKKKVSLKFTIDCTHPVEDNIMDVANFEKYLHERIKVNGKTGNFGNNVNLERNKMKLSVNSDVPFSKRYLKYLTKKYLKKNKLRDWLRVVSKDKDTYELRYFQINSQEDDDEDDAE
- the Atg8a gene encoding gamma-aminobutyric acid receptor-associated protein, which translates into the protein MKFQYKEEHPFEKRKAEGEKIRRKYPDRVPVIVEKAPKARIGDLDKKKYLVPSDLTVGQFYFLIRKRIHLRPEDALFFFVNNVIPPTSATMGALYQEHHEEDFFLYIAYSDENVYGN
- the LOC124215996 gene encoding type-1 angiotensin II receptor-associated protein isoform X1; protein product: MPNISSITHYPLKVIFAVHLFFVTWGLQGYLLPVSMMFYNLLFFLCLLWAIHNLESDEPIQFALFINVLSIFFDIITLSMHFPDSSAWVKFCAAMMIINLIIRVLSSYSLLQIGQARGGTLSTMFASNPAMGFGRQEYEDMSQPVPNNADFA
- the LOC124215996 gene encoding type-1 angiotensin II receptor-associated protein isoform X2, coding for MPNISSITHYPLKVIFAVHLFFVTWGLQGYLLPVSMMFYNLLFFLCLLWAIHNLESDEPIQFALFINVLSIFFDIITLSMHFPDSSAWVKFCAAMMIINLIIRVLSSYSLLQIGQARGGTLSTMFASNPAMGKRPTPVVSITA